TGTGCCTGTTGTACTGCCAGTAAACACATCCATTCCTGTGTAGGTTTGAAAAGCTGTAGGTATTTTTGGTAAAGTCACTTAGAGTTAGTTGAGGTTATCACCAGGCCTTTGTCACTCCCAGGCTGAaagcacaaaaacatacaaaacatgaGATCGATATTTGAGAACCTTAAATATTGAACAATTGAAAAGCACTGCCTTTATCTACTGGCAAAGCTCAGCATCTTCTGGAGTGTGTAAACCACAAGCCTTTATTACCATGTTTTGATGAGTGGTTTTCAATTATCTATACAGAATTTCACAAGgaaagtaaaaacatttattggTGAATGCTTCCATCAATCTTATTAACTCTGTCTGCAATTTAAAGATCACCATAAGGAAAAGAGATGCGAACAGATTATCTTTCTGGTGAAACAGAATGCAAAATGTCTCTTTAGCTGACCTGAGGGATCCGGCTGGAAACAATGTATCTTCTTATCCACTTGGGATTCAGATATTAAAATATCTTTCAAATCTCACACTCAGAGTTAGAGAGGTTAACGTGGGTTTAAATACCTGACGAAATGACTGGGCTGTCCTGTCCAGTGATGAAACAGTACAATTACAAGCTAATGGTATAGATAAATCACGTTAGCTACATTTCATTTATTGCAACCTTTTGACAAGTAGAAATAATTAGAGTAAAGTTATTTGACAATCATTTAGACTAGAAGTCTTTATTAGTGTCTTACACAAGAATTAAAACTGACATGCTGAAGAATTGCTAGTTTATCTGTCGgctggtttatttaaaacaaatccacACAATGTGCTGGGCAATAGGGAACTATTACTAAAGATATGCATTCCTTTGATCCACATGTTTCAGTATTAGCTGTTGTTCCACCAAGGCAGGCAGAGCTTACTCAATTAAACTATGTCAATCACCTCTCTGATATGTGGGGGTGTGTGTAAGGCTGGCGGTAAGATACCCTACAGCTGCTGCCAGCTCTCCTAGTGCCACAGCATAAACAAGCTTAACTGCTTAATGAGGATTTCACTTTCTGCAAACAATAATTAAACTGGAAGAAATAACTGCATACTGTAGGCAGACTgtacagcagtgttaataattaaaacatgttaactAGAGTTGTTCCAGTTAATTGTGACTAGAACTGCTTTGCATTTATAGTTATACTAAATACTGCAGTTATAGTTACTACTGAATGCATTTTTTATGCAGTTGCAGCTACAGGATACGTGCCGTAATATCATTAATTTTTATGTTGCTACCACAATGCATTGAATGTAGAAATGCACTGCTTGCAGCTAAACTTCATGCTGCAGTTAGCCATTTATTGTTCATTCATTTTAGTGAAGCAGTTAGTTCAGAGGTTAGTGTAAAATGCTATTAGCTGTGTTACAGCTGCAGTCCAGTGTTGCTGTGCCTTGCTTAATCTTTGGTTCTTATGGTCTCTCTGCTTGGTATTTTCCAGGAATCAGCGCTGGGAGAGGACAGCAAAAACAACCCCCTCCTCCCACGCATTTGGCTTTGCAAAGGGAGTTTGCTAGTTCTTACCGACAGCATTAGCACTGTGAGTGCAGAGGACAAGGCAGGACATTTTCACTATGCATGTACAGAGAAGCAAGACAGGGCACAGAGAATGGAAGGAGCACCGGAACAGCATTTAACAACCTTTTTCCAACAAACTGATTCATTCTCGGTTTGGAATTACAGATCACAGAACAGGACAGGGAAGCTTCCCTTGCTGGATTGCTTATTAACTTTTCACAATCTCCCCTGATGGTGGAAGACACATTCAAAAAGGGAATTTCGTTAACGCTTTGATTGTGGAATATATTGGAAACGAGTGCGTATACGGATTGCTCTGGACAAACTTGTGAATAGATCGCTGGGATTCTGTTAGCAGAAGATGAACGAAACTTGCGAATTGAAGTCGCTCAAGGAGAACATCAATTTCATCTACGCGGTCACCTACACTGTGATCCTGGTGCCCGGGCTGATTGGTAACGTGCTGGCACTTTGGGTGTTCTATGCATATGTTAAGGAGACCAAGAAAGCTGTCCTCTTCATGATGAACCTGGCCATCGCAGACCTGACCCAGGTGCTTACCCTGCCGCTTCGAATATACTACTACCTGAGCCACTCGTGGCCTTTTGGAGAGTTCCTCTGCATGTTTTGCTTCTACCTAAAGTATGTGAACATGTATGCCAGCATCTTCTTCCTTGCCTGCATCAGCATGCGGCGATGTATGTTTATCATCTACCCGCTGAGTTACAGTGGCACCAAGGGCAGGTTTGACATTTACCTCTGCATTGGGGGCTGGGTTTTTGTCTTCTTGTCCTGCCTGCCTTTTCCTCTGCTGAGGCAAAGCTCAAACAACTCCACCTCCTTCAACAAATGCTTCGCAGAGCTCCCAGTAATGAAGGTCAGTGTGGCGACGAGTGTGACCATGATGACCCTGGCTGAACTGATGGGCTTCGTGGTCCCGCTCGTGGTGGTCCTCACCTGCTCCTGGAAGACCGCTATGTGTCTGAGGGAGAAGATCTATGTGCTGCAGGACAGCGGCGAGAAGCGCAAGGCCTTCAAGATGGTTCTCACGTGCGCCATCGTTTTCCTGGTATGTTTTGCCCCGTACCACATCAGCTTCCCCTTCCACTTCGTGGCGTTGTCGGAAACAGTGTTCACCTGCAGCATGAAGAAGGCCATCCTCAAGCTACACCCTGTCACCCTGTGCCTGGCCAGTCTGAACTGTTGCCTGGACCCTGTTATGTACTACTTTACCACAGACGAGTTCAAGAGGAGGCTATCCTGGCAGGAGCTGCCAGAGACTTTTCAACTTCATAGAAAGTCATCTTGTTCAGGGAGAGAAGACAAGCCGCTCTGAAGTTGGCTATTGGGGAGATGCCCATGGATGAAGCAACTAATGACATTCTGTAAAGCAGTTCAGTATATTGAGATTAAATATTCAACTCAATTAAAAAAACCAAGCCTGAGACTGTCCTCCCTCAGGGCTCAAGCTGTTTTCAACCTTATACTACATTTTGTCTAGCACACTGGGCATTTTATTACATGGTCCAAATTGGGGCAATCACAATGAAGTATAGCATATTTTACACTCAGTCAACTTAAGGTTCACTATGTATTGCCCTGTCAAAACACATTGCTTTTTCTATGGCCTTGCATCTATGCTTccttttgttgattttatttttttttttaacaaccaatgaaaatgtgtttatttctctaTTGTATCAATAGGTATACTATCAATCCCAGGATGGAGTGAAA
This window of the Polyodon spathula isolate WHYD16114869_AA chromosome 7, ASM1765450v1, whole genome shotgun sequence genome carries:
- the LOC121318763 gene encoding probable G-protein coupled receptor 174, with amino-acid sequence MNETCELKSLKENINFIYAVTYTVILVPGLIGNVLALWVFYAYVKETKKAVLFMMNLAIADLTQVLTLPLRIYYYLSHSWPFGEFLCMFCFYLKYVNMYASIFFLACISMRRCMFIIYPLSYSGTKGRFDIYLCIGGWVFVFLSCLPFPLLRQSSNNSTSFNKCFAELPVMKVSVATSVTMMTLAELMGFVVPLVVVLTCSWKTAMCLREKIYVLQDSGEKRKAFKMVLTCAIVFLVCFAPYHISFPFHFVALSETVFTCSMKKAILKLHPVTLCLASLNCCLDPVMYYFTTDEFKRRLSWQELPETFQLHRKSSCSGREDKPL